Part of the Capsicum annuum cultivar UCD-10X-F1 chromosome 12, UCD10Xv1.1, whole genome shotgun sequence genome is shown below.
NNNNNNNNNNNNNNNNNNNNNNNNNACCTCCTGCTGTCTTAGGTAGACATAGTTTTTCCCAAGCTACAAGAGCTTTCTTAGTGATTACAGCTTCTCCAGACCATAGAAAGCTCCTACAAGTTGCTTCAATCAGCTTTATGACTTTTTTAGGCAGTAAAAATACTTGAGACTAGTAGGCTTGTACTCCATATAAGATTGCTTTGATAAGTTGTAATCAACCAGCATAAGATAAGCTTCTTGCCATCCAGCTAGTAATTCTTGTTGTGATCCTTTCTACTAACGGTTTACATTACTACACTATAAGTCTCTTAGTAGATAATGGGACACCTAGATATTTGAATGGTATCTCTCCTATTTGAAACTCCAAGACCTGTAAAATCTGCTTCTGAATATTCTGCTTTACTCCGCCAAAGAACACTTGGCTCTTAGATAAATTTGCTTTTAACCCTGTGGCTGCAGAGAACATTTCAAACTTTTCTTCCAATTAGGTGATTGATAGAACATCATCTTTTGCAAACAGTAGCAGATCATCTGCAAAACAAAGATGTGTTATGTTAACTTCTTACACCTTAGATGATAAATATAGTCAGGCTCATTCTTTAATCCCTTGAGATATCTATTTAGATACTCCATCACCAAAATAAATATGTACCGGGATATTGGGTCCCCTTGTCGCAACCCTCTCTTGGCTTGGATGTTAGCAGTTAGTTTCCCATTGAAATTCAACATGTATTGCACTGTTCTTATGCATTTCATAATCCATATACACATCTTCAAGGGAAACCCCAGTTCTTTCAAAATTTGCTCAATAAACTGCTATTCTACAAAGTCGTATGCTTTTTGGAGGTCCACTTTGATCATACATCTTGGAGATATTTGCTTCCTATTATATCCTTTCACCAATTCATGACTATTTCTagtccaaaataaatgaattttgagctatttttcaatattcaatataaattaattgttcatttttcaagaggcatgttgaaaatttctttcaattttatcctttatttacaCTTTCTAGGCTATAAGTTTCAAGAAACTTAATTGACTTTATTTTAATGTGATTGAAATTTGAAGATTAGTTTGataatatttaaaagaataaacatgaaaAGTAAGGTACAATTTATGTCATAATTTCTTTTTGGTGTGCtaatgagataaaaaatttatttattttagactaGAGGAAATAATACccattcaaaaataaattgaagaataaGTAACTAATACTAAGAACAAAACATGAAAAACACTTATCATTTcttaattttgtcaaaaataaaaaaaaaataaaaaatagtaacaaGTAAATTcggagaaaaaataataaaattatcctTTCATCAATTGATTCTTAAAAGTTGTGTGAAGTCAAACACATACTTAATTAAGCATTTATTAGCACTACCCAAATCCCATTTTAACCCCCCAAATCCTATTTTAACCCAACCGCTCCCTACTGATTAAAGGAAATCAGTTGTGGGTTAAAAATAAAAGACGTTAAACCCAAAGACCaatccaaacaacaacaacaacaataaaaaaaaaaacaaaaaaaacaaaaaaacaaagcCGTCCACTCCGGTCCCAAAGGAGCGTCTCTCCAATTGGCACCAAATTTCTCTCTAATTCTATAACACTCAATCTTCCTAATCAACTCCCACTCATCAACTACAacactagtataataatatacatattgCACACTCCACATAGctaaaaaaactcaagaaaatttcCCATTACTATGCACGTTTAGTTGGCATTTGCAGTACTCCATTTCTTACTTCTTTCCCATCTTCATCTAGATTTGGTCCCTTCACTTGTTTTCTATTCTAATATAAGCATATTAGCTTCCGTACATTCGTAGACTTCCCCTGTTTCACTATCGAAATTTGTTATTCTCTTGTCCCTTTCTCTTCTACTAAATTTCTTCCATTCAACTCTTCTTCAAGCTCTTCAAGAATCTTTCTTTCTTCATTTGCTTCTAACCCCAGTATATAATACAAAAATTCACTATTTCCCCCCTATATAACATTGCTTAATTCCAAAACCCAGAAAAACCCACAACTTTTTTTTCATAAACAATTCtcatttcaagaaaagaaaaccTTTACTTAATTCCACAAACCCAGAAAAACccatattttttcttcataaataatttcatttcaagaaaaagaagaatcttTGGTTAATTCCAAAATCCCAGGAAAACCCATATCATTTTTTCACAAATAATTCTCTTTTCACGAAAAGTATCTTTAGTTAATTTCGAAAACCCAGAAAGGAATCTTTGGTTATTTCCAAAAACCCAGAAAAACCCATATAGtgtttttttcataaataattttcatttcaagaaaaaaataaaagaatcttTGGTTGATTCCCATAACCCAGAAAAAACccagatttttaatttttgcattaaGATAGTCATATTTCGATTTTTATACAATTTGTATAAATGGGAAATTGCTTAGGTTTATCAAGAAAATCGACGTCGGAGATTACACCGGCCGACGCGGTAAAGCAACATCCGACCATCAAACTTTACGGACAACCAAACAGTATATCAACTTACTACATTCTTTGTGCTCTTTTATACAAGCCAGTAAAAGTCAATTTTATCCCGTCCGATCAATCACCGGTGTTGGAATACAAGTCAGACTCCGTTAACGGCACCGTTGATACGGTTCTCCGTTACTTGGACGTCAAGTTTCCGGAGCCAAAGTTGTTAACGGGGAGGGTGGGTGGTTGGCATGATGAAACGACGCCGTTTATTGTGTGGTTAGTGGTGTTACAGCATAGGAGTATGACGTGGCATTTGGAGAGAATGGGGAGGTGGAGTGACGATTTGGCGGCGCGTGGTGGAAAAGCTCGTGGGGATCCGGTGATGGGGACACCAAGGATggagatgaggaagtttgctagAGGGTACTCACAGTTGTTGGAGGTAATGCTTGAACATGCTCAAATGGAAGAGAGAGTTGTTTTTCAAATCTTGGAAAAAGCTGATAGAGGTAAATTTTCGTACTAGTAGTGTAGTATTTTGACGGTATTAATAGTAGACAAGTAAACATTTTTATTAATCAAATCAATGATGCTGTTGGTAGTAGAGCGTTGTCTAGCTTATCATTACATGCTAGTTGTCGTGGTATTTCTCATGTTGTTTCTTGTCCTTCTATTTTTGCTACTACGCTGGAAGGTAGTAGAGCGTTGTCTGGATTACCCTTTCACGCTAGTAGTATTATTTGTCCTGTAGTTTCTTGTCCTATGATTTCTGCTACTATCTATTGGAAAAAGCTGAGAGAGGTACCTTTTCGTACTAGTCGTCGTAGTTTTTCTCTGGTATTAACTGTAAGTCAAGTAAGCATTTTTATCGGTCAATAAACTGTGACCATAGGTAGTTGAGCATTGTCTTGCTTATCCCTTCAATACTAGTAGTAATCGCAGTATTTCTCTGGTATTTACTATAAATCAAGTAAACATTTTTATTGGTTAATCAACTATGACCGTAGGTAGTAAAGTGTTGCCTTGCTTGTCCTTCCATACTAGCAGTACTCGTAGTATTTCTCATATAGTTCCTTTTCCGTTGATTTTTACTACTCAAGTAAACTTTTTTATCGGTCAATCAATTATGACCATAGGTTTTTAGAATGCTGTCTTGCTTATCTTTTCATACTAGTAGTCGTAGTATTTCTCATCTAGTTCCTTGTCCTTCGGTTTTTGCTACTCAAGTAAATATTTTTATCGGTCAATCAATTACGACCGTAGGTATTACAATGATGTCTTGCTTATCTTCCATTCTAGTAGTTGTTGTAGTATTTCTCATGTAGTTCCTTGTCCTTCGATTTTTGCTACTCAAGTAAACTTTTTTTATCGGTCAATCAATTATGACCATAGGGAGTAGAGCATTGTCTCGGTTATCCTTCCATATAAGTACTAGTATTTCTCCCATATCTTTACTTTCGATTTTTGCTACTGTCTCTTGTACTTTGATTATCACAGTATTTTGTAGTACaattccttttccttttcttcaGAACGCCTTTTCATGCTTTATACTCCGCAGGTTGTTTCCTTTTCATAGTATTTTGCTCTGATTTTCTTCACTTCcgttatttctttttttgatcTGCTTTTCCTTGAGCCGCGGGTCtaccggaaacaacctctctacctcccaagTTAGGGGAAAGATTGCATACTCTTtgcccttcccagaccccacttgttgaattacactgggtatgttgttgtgtaATCAACTATGCCTGAATCCAAAATCTCTGTTTCTATTCCGTTGTGTAGTTGGATGTGCAGAAATATTGTGTTATGTAATGCTGGTTGTTGGATTGTATTGGTGTTTGTTTCCCTGTGGGAGCTTGTTTTGGACATATTGAAATTTTGGTTAAATattgattccgtattcaatgttccatgttccgtgttccgtgttccatgtttattacgaatatgtgtgctttcctttgctgtatattcctgcattcctgctttactctgttttatattccttatgggtgccgtatctatgttatgtcatctgcttctgtgctgtactatgtgtttgtgtgatatctcgtgacttgagatgggggtctttcggaaacagcctttctacttcatcagaggtagaggtatggactgcgtacatcttacccccccccagaccccactaagtgggaatacactgggtttgttgttgttgttgttgttgttgtatttggaGTATTAGCTTAGTCCATTATGATTTGCCTATTCTAAGAAACATACTTGGAAATGGAAACGGGGTTGCAACGACAGAGTTGAATATAGCAGCTTGTGCCATAAATTTAGTAGTTACAAACTTACAAGATCGATCGACCATCAGTGAATGCAgaacaaaatcaaatttttagattgGTTTATCTTCATGGTGGGACTGTTATTCTTATGTAAGTTTGAACAAAATCAGAACTCCAACTGTATGCatcttttctagacaaattaaAGAACTTGAATAAGAAGTTTGAAAGACGGGGAAGGCTATATAACTCTGCAGATTCTGCCAAGCATACATCAGAAGGGGATCTTGTCTCCTGTTTATTGGGGATGGGGAGTGTTGAACTGAAAGAGAAATTTTCCGGGATAGGCCGTGACTGATCAACGAGAATGTTTAGCTAATTAATTTTTTCTGATGGGGATTATGCCCTTGATTTAGTTTTTGTTTGTCCCATCATTTGTTGCTTCTGTTGTTTTGCCGTGATATATTGGCCTTACGTGGACTATATTCAGGGTTATCTAAAACTGCAAATGAGGATCATGCAAGGGACCTTCCTATGATGAATGGTATTAAAGAAGATATCAAATCTATAGGAGTTCTTGATTCAGGGCATCCTGCTTACCAAGAGGCTCTCTGCAACCTCTCTACTCGACTCAAAACCTTAAAGGTACCATTCTGTGTTTGGTATATCACTTATCAGGATTCCTGAAGTAAGTGTTGAAGGGTAAAGATATCAGTCCGCCAAATGCTTTTGAAATGTGGCTATCCTTTcctaacaattttaatatatatctAATACAGGAGCGCAGCAAGAAACACTTTGAAGAAGAGGAGAAGAATCTACTGCCGCTGATGGAGGCAGCTGAAATGAGTAAAGCGCAACAAGATAAAGTCTTAGACCAGTGTTTGGATGTCATGCACGGGACACACTCGCATCTGTTTCGGTTCTTTATGGAAGGCCTCCTCCCTCCGGACGCAATGCATTACTTGGACATGCTTTCTAGGTGCAGTGACCAAAACCGAGTGTCTTCAATGCTCCGGTTAATCGTTGATAAGGTTGTATGATTCAATTTGGCAATCAATCATTGttgctttgaaatataaattgCAATCATCAGTGAAATTGATCATTGAATTGGTCTAGCTTTGCTTGTAAAGTGGAGCACTTAATGCTGTGATCTCTGTAACTGCTTTGCTTTGCTCTTCTTTAATGGCCTGTGGGCTCCTAAGTTAGAGTCCTTAAGCATCATTGATaccttttgttatttctttcacATGGCAGATACTGAAGCAAAAGGGAGGAGAGGTTTCCTTTTGTTCTTTCTACTTTTGATTTTTGCtatatcttttcttcttttactttagcaGTTTAGCTTGGTTATAGTAATCTGTACATAGTGGGAGCATCACAAGCTTTGATGGATGTTGCTTAGAATCTACTTCTCTGTTATAATGTAAATAATTTGAAGATGGTCTATGTGGATGTTGTTACTTTTCTGTAAATTAGGTTTTGTCTTTTATGCTTTATCCATGTTACCTGAGTTTTCTTGTATGTCATGCCATTGATTTTCACTTTAATGCCTTTAGCTTGGGAAAACAAAAGAGAATGTTGGATTGTGGATAAGCCTATGGCTTCTTCATTTGCATTATACATTTTGCCCTCTTTTTCCTTTGTTATTCTTCACTTCAAAGGTAAGCAGCATCTTTTCTAGTCCAGAGTCGAAATGTACACTCTTTCAACACGACCAACCAAAACGGACAGTTTGCCCAAAAATGGGCCAACTGTTTGTCAATGGCCGTTAAATTCATCAAATgcaattgaaaaaaaatttttAAGGAGGATTTGCCCAAAACctcattttctattttattttttaaaaaatagtttgtcCATTTGTGGGCAAACTACCTCAGTTTTTTTGGTAGTATTCGTTATAAATATTTGTgttcattttaaaatcaaaatggaGGCGAAAATCAGAAAATTCTTCAATCGATCGGCAATATTTTTACCGGTGGAGATTAAGTTTTTTGGTGCGATTCTGATATAGTAGCTATTACCATAATTTTATTTcgatacttttatttatttttattttggtgaaTTATATTTGATTTGAGTGTACCGGAAAATTGCGGTTAATCACTAAGTTGTTATCTTTGTTAATTTGTGTATTTGGTCATGAGTTGATTTCTCAGACGGTCacttaattaatattataaagtATTAGGAAATTGGAATCACGGagaaaagtgactttttgagataataACTACTATTATGATAGATGAAGTTGAGTTTATTAGATATCTAGCATACTTTACTTTATATGATTAGAAACTCACGGAGGTTGTTTTTTTCATAACTATGGCGTTTGTGCCAGCTTGTATACGCGTCAATTAATTT
Proteins encoded:
- the LOC107851387 gene encoding uncharacterized protein LOC107851387; its protein translation is MGNCLGLSRKSTSEITPADAVKQHPTIKLYGQPNSISTYYILCALLYKPVKVNFIPSDQSPVLEYKSDSVNGTVDTVLRYLDVKFPEPKLLTGRVGGWHDETTPFIVWLVVLQHRSMTWHLERMGRWSDDLAARGGKARGDPVMGTPRMEMRKFARGYSQLLEVMLEHAQMEERVVFQILEKADRGLSKTANEDHARDLPMMNGIKEDIKSIGVLDSGHPAYQEALCNLSTRLKTLKERSKKHFEEEEKNLLPLMEAAEMSKAQQDKVLDQCLDVMHGTHSHLFRFFMEGLLPPDAMHYLDMLSRCSDQNRVSSMLRLIVDKVV